A region of the Leptolyngbyaceae cyanobacterium genome:
TCTTAAGTTGGCTGGTTAAAATCTGCCACCCGATTTTGGTCATTCTAGTGAGATAATTTTGAGAAACTAAATTTGCCAACGTTAAACAATAGCCCTAATGAAAATCGAATCAAGTGAACTAATTAAGATGCGGGGAAGCCTAGATAAAGTACTGATCGAAAATAACTTTTTGCGGTTAGCAGGTTGGGCGGCTGCCAATCATACAGGTATTATAGAAAGCTTAAAGATTTCCTGGGGAGGTAAAGATTTCACCGAGTTTGAAATGGCTTTGGGTATCAAAAGTCCCGATGTTAAACAGGCTTATCCAGAATTAGAATATGCCCAAAATGCTCGCTTTCGAGTCCTCGTACCTTTAGACCGACAAAATTACCATCAACTTAAGGATTCTCTAATTACAGTGACTCCAATTTTTCAAAAAGGACGAGGTAGTACTTTGCTACATCTATTTGAACCTTCTCTACCGCTACCAGGAGAAGATGATAGCGAATTGTTGAATTGGATAGGTGCTAGTAGCAGTTTTCTTCCTACCGCTCTTGAGTTTCTCAGTCACTTTTTGCAATTAGGAAATCTCCAGCCAACAGATGATGTTTTGGATATCGGCTGTGGTATGGGTCGCATGGCTTATAGTTTAGGTTACTATTTAGCACCTACTGCTAAATATGAAGGGTTTGATATTATGGAACCCTTAATTGAATGGGCTAACCAAAAAATTACTCCTCGCTTCCCTAATTTTAATTTTCGGCGGGTCGATATTTACAATCAGCTTTATAATCCAACCGGAACTTTGTCAGCGACAGAGTTTGCTTTTCCCTATGAAAATGAAAGCTTTGATTTTGTTTTTCTCGGTTCGGTTTTCACTCACATTCCCGCTAAAGAGGTTCGTCATTACTTAGAAGAAATTCACCGAGTTCTCAAACCTGGTGGTCGTTGTCTGTGTACGATGTTTTTATACAATGAAGAGTCAGCCGCTTTGATCGAGGCAGGTAAAAGCTCTGCTAATTTGGTTTATCAAATTGATGATTATTTTGCTACCAGCGTGGATTTACCGGAACAATTCACTGGATTTAGGGAAAATGAGGTGAGTGATTGGATTCGCGATCGCAATTTGACATGGCAGGCTAAATACTACGGTTCTTGGTGCGGACGCAGCGAGTTCACCAGTTATCAAGATATCCTGGTTCTGAGAAAAGATTGAAAATTCCTAGCAGTCAATAAAAAGCAGCTTGTCCGATCGAACAAGCTGCTTTAATCAATCATCAGTCATTAACTAAATGCAAATGACGGATGACAGGCAATATTACATCATGCCCATGCCACCCATGCCGCCCATGCCACCCATGCCGCCCATGCCGCCCATGTCAGGCATACCAGCAGCGGGTTTTTTCTCCGGTTTTTCTACTACTAAAGCTTCGGTAGTTAATACCATTGAAGCAATCGAAGAAGCATTTTGCAGCGCGGAACGAACTACTTTTGCGGGGTCGATAATACCAGCCGCAATCATGTCTTCATAGACATCGGTGAGAGCGTTATAACCAACATTAAATTCGGTGGTTCTTACTTTTTCTACCACTACAGAACCTTCTACACCTGCGTTATCGGCAATTTGGCGTAGGGGTGCTTCTAAAGACCTGCCGACGATATCAGCACCGATCTTTTCTTCATCATTCAAATTGTTTTTAATGTCGTTAATTTTGGTGGATAAGTGAATCAAAGTAGTACCGCCACCAGGAACGATTCCTTCTTCTACAGCCGCTTTAGTAGCGTTGAGGGCATCTTCGATCCGCAGTTTACGGTTTTTCAGTTCGGTTTCGGTGGGTGCGCCTACTTTAATTACCGCTACGCCGCCAGCTAATTTGGCAATGCGTTCTTGCAGTTTTTCTTTATCGTAATCGGAGTCGGTTTCTGCTAATTGTTTGCGAATTTGCACGATCCGCTTTTGTACGTCGTCTGCGGTTTCGCCACCAGCTACGATCGTAGTACTTTCTTTATCAATGGTAATCTTGCGGGCAGTTCCCAGCATTTCTAGAGAAACCGCATCTAAGGTAAGCC
Encoded here:
- a CDS encoding class I SAM-dependent methyltransferase, translated to MKIESSELIKMRGSLDKVLIENNFLRLAGWAAANHTGIIESLKISWGGKDFTEFEMALGIKSPDVKQAYPELEYAQNARFRVLVPLDRQNYHQLKDSLITVTPIFQKGRGSTLLHLFEPSLPLPGEDDSELLNWIGASSSFLPTALEFLSHFLQLGNLQPTDDVLDIGCGMGRMAYSLGYYLAPTAKYEGFDIMEPLIEWANQKITPRFPNFNFRRVDIYNQLYNPTGTLSATEFAFPYENESFDFVFLGSVFTHIPAKEVRHYLEEIHRVLKPGGRCLCTMFLYNEESAALIEAGKSSANLVYQIDDYFATSVDLPEQFTGFRENEVSDWIRDRNLTWQAKYYGSWCGRSEFTSYQDILVLRKD